ggaagtgaaccagctctggaagaggaagaggagacaatgtgcagagtgggtgggctctctgattgacgtctctcacagtcaatccaaatatttctggagcaacATGAGTTTCCAGAAACTTGGGAAACTGACCCGGGAAATGGAGGTGACTTTGAGCAGCAGATCAGGTGGGGATTTAAActtgtcactgtcccatctgaaTAAAACCTCACTTATTGCAGCTGCTGTCACAGTTCCCGTTGTCTAGTCTCTTCATCTTTGGAGGATTTCAAACTGACAATATCAGTGTGGGATGTGTATCCTCGAATGTGTTTGACAGCGGATCAGAAGAGGAAGACACACAGCATTCGAGGCAGTGATGATGTGCAGTGATGGGATCAGCACATGTAAAGGAGGGAGGGACACAAGATATTGGAAAGAAATCAAGAGAGCAGTTTGAGTCAATGTTTGAAGTCTAACTCTTGGATACGTAAAATGACCCTGTTTGACGACGGATTGCCTGTATCTTGAGGCAGTGACTCAGGGAGTACACCTTAGGCTTTGGGAGTGATTCTGTGACTTGGAGGTGTACTTAGTGCTTGGGGAATAATGGCGTCTCAGAGATCGACTCCAGGGTGACCATCTGCGAGGACACAAAATAAGGATTACTTTAATCATGGAACCTGAGTAGTGGGTGTTGTGTAAGGCAGTCATGGTGTGAATTGATTGCGCAGATATGGTCTAGAGTGCATGCGTGGTGTGCTGGTGAGAGCACTTGCTGGTGTGAGCAGGAATTGTTTTCTAACAAAATGAAGAAATGCTCAGATGCAATCtagtttctgatgaagggtcatgtTGAGCtaaatttttaactctgtttctttccaccGATTCACCCaaactgctgagcatttccagcactttaATTTTCATTCTACCTTttaaagcacagaaatagatccaaCTGCTTTCTCATGGTACTTCTGCTCCACGTGGGCTTTTTCCCTCTCTATATTCTGTCACCCCTCAGTagatctttctattcctttcacCGTCATGGACTTAACCAGCTTCCTGTCAAATGCATCCAAACTATTTCATCAACGATTCCTTGTGAAAGCAAGTTCAACATTCTGTATGGACCAGGCTTGAGCccccaaaacatttttaagcaggtagcccagattgtaactttgctatttgttttaagtAAATGGATATTCCTagagtgaattagctgatctGACTgcaaagttttaaacaaacagaatttatttacaaagttaCAAAGAACAGAAGATAGAATACTAACTTATCCTATTCAACaatcctctagcttatctctccacacttcaggctctctgcctttattcctgatgaagggcttttgcccgaaacggcgattttactgatcctcggatgctgcctgaactgctgtgctcttccagcaccactaatccagaatctggattccagcatctgcagtcattgtttttacctattcaacaacccaacagactatcccgacttaatgatgctgttccaaaaatacttgCAACCGTCCCAATAAATACACCCTTTAGCACAAGGAGTAAAAATGAGATCAACCAGGGCATACAGGCTTGAAGTTATAGAGGGAGAGTACCCAGCTGGACTTGTCCcaacagcctttcttcacacacactgctgctgaactgaagCAAAAACTCTAACCTAAACGAAGGCGAGCTACACAGCTAGCTAGCTGCTACCATTTGATTATAGTTTTTTAAAGACATGACAGCCTTAGGCCGGAGGCTAAACAAAAAGGGCCctaataaacctttcaaacccagccgAGTTGGATCCTGGCCAATTAGCCCCTCTCTGGAAATAAACTCAAGGACATAAtaaccttgtaaaaagaccaACATTGTGACAATTCTCATTATTCTATTGGtggagaagtttctcctgaattcctcatGAGATTTATCATTGACTATCTTACACTGATTAGTTTTGGACTAATTGCTTGGTAGTGCAGAAGATGACAGTAGCACAATGGCCCAGTGGTTCGGAATGCTGCaagacagcaccagggactcaggttcgattccaccctcagatgactggatgttgtggagtatgcacattctctccgtgtcttcgtgggtttccaccaggtgctctggtttgctcccacagtccaaagatgtgcaggttaggcagattggtaatgctacattgcccatagagttcagggatgtgtcgactagctgggttagccatgagaaatatagagggctgggtctgggtgggatgctgttcagtgtGGACCCATTGGGCCAAGtagcctgtagggattctatgattccattctATGATAAATATTGTTAAAAGGAGACACGAAGcctaagcttttcatcttgttgCACCAGGACAAGGATATAATAATCAAAGCTAGAAAATGAACAGTATTTGAAACAGCATGAGAGTAGAGTTCTAATTCATTGGTgtggagatgcagcaagaactGTGAATTTTGGTTCTCGGATTAGGCAGGTAGGCTCTGATCAGTCATGCTATGAGAGTGCAACAGAGATTGGTATTCTCAATGACTCAATTGTTTACTCAATATCATACTTTCTGTACCCCTCCCTCTGAAATATGTACAGATCCCTTCGCTGCACATCATCACTGTCTTATATGCTGTGTGTCTTCCTCTTCTAACCTGCTGACAAACACATCTGAGGATGCACATCCCACACTGCTGTTGTCGGATTGAAAATTTTCCAAGCTGCTATTCCCACACTAGAAATGTCTATCAAACATTTACCAGGGAAACTGAGACAGCAGCTGCAATAAGTGAGGTTTTATTCAGATGGGACAGTGAGAAGTTTAAATCCCCACCTGATCTGCTGCTCAAAGTCACCTCCATTTCCCCGGTCAGTTTCCCAAGTTTCAGGAAACTCATgttgctccagaaatatttggattgactgtgagagatgtcaatcagagagcccacccactctgcccattgtttcctcttcctcttccagagctggttcacttcctatagggactgaaaaccaaATGAGGAGATGGtaagtgaaggagcagcttttatacaaattgtttcccataatatccacaccaatcttcaggcagtctgactatcctgtgggcagtcaggggtggaaatgtcccttatgctgtgtgagaggatccagctgagagagctgtttactcggtgctttgtgctgaactgtgtgactggagctgtgtgttggatattgagtgtgtttattggaagcatttccctctgatttccaggCTGAGTTTTGTTGATGGCTCATTTCTTAATATAAGAAGGTAAGGTGTCATTATCTGGGAGGTGCAGAGGGTCTGAGGATTCTTACTGATTTCCTGTTGTGTGTGTTGGAGCTGGTTATTATCCTGTGGATTGTCAGGTCTTTCTGTATTGGGCTTTGGATGTTGCCTTTCTTTACAATCCCTCCAAGATCCCTCCCACTACACTTCTCCATAATCTAACACAAAAGAGTAGATCAAGCCTGGTTCAATTATGACTGCAGGGGGGCATTGCATGCtgaacaacataagcagcaattGACAGACAAAACCAAGTGACCCCACATCCAATGGACTAGATCTAAGCTATGCAATCCTGTCACATTTATTGTGAATggtagtcatggagatgtacagcatggaaacagaaccttcagtccaactcatccatgccaaccacatatcctaaattaatcaagtcccatttgccagcaattggcccatatcccactaacccaatctatttatatacccatccagatgccttttaaatgttgtaattgtatcagccttggagaaagtgaggactgcagatgctggagatcagagctgaaaatgtgttgctggaaaagtgcagcaggtcaggcaatatccaaggagcgggagaatcaacgtttcgggcatgagcccttcttcaggaatgaggagagtgtgccaagcaggctaagataaaaggtagggaggagggacttgggggaggggcgttggaaatgcgagaggtggaaggaggttaaggtgagggtgataggccagagtgggggtgggggcggagaggtgaggaagaagattgcaggttaggaaggtggtgctgagttcgagggttgggactgggacaaggtggggggaggggaaatgaggaaactggagaaatctaagttcatcccttgtggtcagagggttcctaggcggaagatgaggcgctcttcctccagccatcatgttgctatggtctggtgatggtggagtccaaggacctgcatgtccttggtggagtgggagggggagttgaagtgttgagccacggggtggttgggttggttggtccgggtgtcccagaggtgttctctgaaacgttccgcaagtaggcggcctgtcttcccaatatcagcctccaccgcttcctctggcagtttgttccacaaacgcaccaccctctgcatgaaaaagtcccttttaaatctttcccctctcactttaaccctgtgccctctagtttaggactcccctacctgggggaaagaccttgagtattcatcctatccatgcccctcatgattttataaacctctatcaggtcacctttcagccttcgacgctccagggaaaacagccccggcctatttagcctctccctatacctcacatcctccaactctgacaacgtCCTTATAAATCTGGACAAGCAAACAATTCACCGAATGAGGAAGtgtcacaaatatctccatcctcaatgatgggtgAACTAAGCAGATCAGTGCAAAAGCtaaggctaaagcatttgcaaaaatcttcagccagaaatgctgagtggatgatccatctcagtctccccATAAAGTCTCTAGCATCACAGATTTCAGTCTTCAGCCAACATCAAtacattccatgtgatatcaagaaacagctagaAGACTACACCAGTCtagcaatagtcctgaagacttctgcttcagaacttgctgcacctCTGACCAAGCTAATGTAGCacagctataacactggcatttTCTCGgtgatgtggaaaattgcccaggtatatcttATTCAGAAAATGTAGGACATATCCAACCGAGTCAATTACTGGCCTCTTtcgtctactctcaatcatcaatgaAGTGACGGAATGTTCATCAATAGTAATCCAACACCACTGCAAATAAGCTGCCGTAGCTGGTGACGCATttattgaaatgtcttttaatcTCTTTTCAGGTAAAAGTCTTTTCAGGTGAAGATTTTACCTGAAGGCCTCAGCATTTCTCAAAAGCCTGAGCTTGATTTTGTGCAGTGTTGTGGCTAATAACAGTATTTATGATATGCATTCTGAGTGAGTGCAGTGTATCTAACATCACAGGAAAAACCAGAACCCTCAAGTCAGCTACTCTCAGCAACATTTTCTTCAACTTCAAGCAATTCCTACACAGTTTGTTTGTATTAAATAATGTTGAAAAATAAGGGGAGTAATTTCAGAATCTCCAATAAATTAATATCTCTCCtgagtgttttatttttgaataaattcattttctaaactaaaactGGTTTTCTCCAATACTACATTAAGTTATAGTGAATTGATATCCCATTTTACACCCCACCCCACTGTCTTTTCTATGGTGATAGGGGCTGGGCAAAGAAAAGAAAGCAGTCATGATTTCTGCTTCTGGTCAGTATTCAGGGTGCCCGCTGTAAACATAGggtgaggaaaaagaaagaactgtATCTGATTCCCCCACACAGGGGAATAACAGACTGGCACTCACTGTAGAACAGTCTCTCACTGAGGAGTGAGCCCCTTCAGCAAAGGAGGAGAGGAAGTTGGAGGAAATCatgtttccttttcctgttttacAGAACGATTACAGCGTACCACACCAGAGAATACAGAGAGGATAGACATTGCTAATAGATGCTGACCATCACCCAAGGAACAACTGCACAACTGTGGGAAGACATCCAGTCCCTTCGTAGCATTGTTCAACACAGAGAAGGTTGGACAGTGAAACCATCGCCTGGAAATCAGTCAGGTCAGGGGAGCTCTGACATATCATCAGATCTGAAACTGGTCAGTGACGTGGAGCCTTCCATCAGAACTAACCTATCTGAAGGTTCGGCTGTGGGTGATCGGTCAGGGTGAGGCTGAGAAGAAGTGTGAGTGGCTCCAAGTGTGGTGAGAGCTTCAGTCATTCAATGTGTCTCATGAACCACTGACTCATTCTGACAGGGAAGAGGCTGTTCAAGTGTGAGATATGTGAGGACAGCTCATTAGGCTGATACACAGCTTTCCTCTGATGTACAAACGATTGACAGAAGAACAGCGGCATGGAAGAGAAACTATTCCAGTGTGGGTTATGTGACCAAACATTCACACAGTTCACGACTCTTGTGCAACACCGAGGCATTCACACTGAGGAGAAACCTTTCAAGTGTGAGGTTTGCCACAAAGCATTCTCGTGTTCATCTCACTTTCGCATACATCAGCGTATTCATACGGGGGAGAAGCCATttgtttgcaaggtttgtgagaaATCATTCTCACAGTCATCGCACCTCCATGCACACCagcgcattcacacaggggagaaaccatttatatgtgaggtgtgtgacaaatcattctcacatTTAACAAACCTCCGCGCACATAAGCGCATTCACACCAGGGAGAATCTGTTTAGGTGTGAGGTTTGTGACAAATCCTTCACTCAGCTATCAAACCTCCTGGTCCATCAGACcatccacacaggggagaaacacTTCAAGTGTGAAGTTTGTGGGAAAGCTTTCGCAACTTCGACAAAGCTCCTGAGACACCAGAGCATTCACACAGGAGAGAGACCTTTCCGCTGTGATGTTTGTGAGATGGCTTTCACCCAATCTTCTGATCTGCTGACGCACCAaagagttcacactggggagagacctttCAAGTGTGAGGTGTGTAACAAATCGTTCACACAGTCATCGACACTTGTGCAACACCGACGTActcacacaggggagaagccTTTCAAGTGTGAGaaatgtgacaaatcattctcacgcTCATCTCACTTGCGTGTACAtcaacgcattcacacaggggagaaaccattcacatgcgAAATGTGTAACAAATCATTCTCAAGGTCCTCCACTCTCCATGAGCACCAACGccttcacacaggggagaaaccatttatGTGCCAGGTTTGTGATAAGGGCTTTGCACAGTTATCAGGCTTGTTAAATCACCGACACATTCACGCAGTGGACAGGCCGTTTACGCATGAGCTGTGTGACCGCTCCTTCACACAGTCATCAACGTTAATGACACAGTGATACTTCCACACTGGGGAAAAGCCTTTCACATGTGAGATGTGTGACAGAGTTTGGTATCCTTCCTGATACACCAGGCAATTCACATAGAGAAGTTTTGTTCAAGTGTAGGATGTGGAACTTTCCCTCTTACTGTCAGTGACATTTGTGAAACACTGTCATAGAGTGGAGGATATGTTTAACAATGAGGCTTGTAATGAGTGTTTTGCACAAGTTTCAGGCTTGTACTAACAAACCATTTATACAAGGGGGAAACTACTCAAATATATGATCTGTGACAAAGAATTTCCAACCTCATCAAATGTTCCTGTCCATCAAAGGATTCACACACCATGACACTACAAAATTCTCTAGAAAACTTCTAACTTCCAGAGGCACCATGGAACTCAATGGAACAAGGAGGTTTTTTAGGAAATCGAACATtcaacagttttgtgaaagggaaatcatgtttaacaattTTTCTGGAGTTCTTCGAGGTAAAACAAGTaaagttgataaaggggaactggtggatatctgaaggaattcaataaggtgccacataaaaggtttacaatgttaaaaaaaatcacacaacaccaggttatagtccaacaggtttatttagaagcactagctttcggagcactacttcttcatcagatgattgcctgatgaaagagcagcgctctgaaaccaatacttccaaataaaactattggactataagctggtgttgtgagatttttaactttgtacaccttagCCCAACACCGGTGTGTCCAAATCATAACATAAAAGGTTACTGCACAAGATTGGGAGTAATGTATcaacatggattgaggattggttaacacacaaaAGATTGAGAGTTGCTATTTATGGgactttttcaggttggaaagacaactagtggagtgctacaaggatcactCAGAGCTTCAATTATTTAGTAcctataagactataagacacaaGAGCAGAagtcggccatttggccaatcaaatcCATCCTGTCATTCACTAATATCATGACTGACTGATAattgtcaactccactttcctgccttttgcccataacccttgattccctttctgattaaaaaatcCACCTGTCTcagcattaaatatatttaacagGCCTACTTAATAAGGCTCTGCTGGAAAGAATTTCActgattcaccacc
This genomic stretch from Chiloscyllium plagiosum isolate BGI_BamShark_2017 chromosome 37, ASM401019v2, whole genome shotgun sequence harbors:
- the LOC122541616 gene encoding zinc finger protein 227-like; this encodes MEEKLFQCGLCDQTFTQFTTLVQHRGIHTEEKPFKCEVCHKAFSCSSHFRIHQRIHTGEKPFVCKVCEKSFSQSSHLHAHQRIHTGEKPFICEVCDKSFSHLTNLRAHKRIHTRENLFRCEVCDKSFTQLSNLLVHQTIHTGEKHFKCEVCGKAFATSTKLLRHQSIHTGERPFRCDVCEMAFTQSSDLLTHQRVHTGERPFKCEVCNKSFTQSSTLVQHRRTHTGEKPFKCEKCDKSFSRSSHLRVHQRIHTGEKPFTCEMCNKSFSRSSTLHEHQRLHTGEKPFMCQVCDKGFAQLSGLLNHRHIHAVDRPFTHELCDRSFTQSSTLMTQ